From the genome of Candidatus Chlamydia corallus, one region includes:
- a CDS encoding DUF1494 domain-containing protein, giving the protein MRNSITSKKKQKRGFVLMELLMSFTLIALLLGTLGFWYRKIYSVQKQKERIYNLYIEENRAYKQLRTLFSMSLSSSSQDPGSLFSLIFDRGVYRDPKLAGAVRASLYHDTKEHRLELRICNMKDETHSETQLLLSHVTSVVISYQKNPNPDKLPEKVALTITREPKAYPVRTLTYQFALGK; this is encoded by the coding sequence ATGCGTAACTCTATAACTAGCAAGAAAAAGCAAAAGCGTGGCTTTGTGCTTATGGAATTACTCATGTCATTTACCCTAATTGCTCTGCTATTAGGGACTTTGGGCTTTTGGTATCGGAAGATTTATTCTGTACAAAAGCAAAAAGAACGTATTTATAACCTTTACATAGAGGAAAATCGAGCATACAAGCAGTTGCGCACCCTATTCAGCATGTCACTCTCTTCATCTTCCCAGGATCCTGGGTCTTTATTCTCTTTAATATTTGATCGGGGCGTCTATAGAGACCCGAAACTGGCGGGTGCTGTACGAGCTTCTCTTTATCACGATACCAAAGAACATAGATTGGAACTTCGTATTTGTAATATGAAGGACGAGACACATTCCGAAACGCAGCTGCTGCTTTCCCACGTTACTAGTGTTGTAATTTCCTATCAGAAAAATCCTAATCCTGACAAACTTCCTGAAAAAGTTGCTTTGACTATAACACGGGAACCTAAAGCGTATCCCGTAAGAACCCTAACCTACCAATTTGCTCTTGGGAAATAA